Proteins co-encoded in one Setaria viridis chromosome 9, Setaria_viridis_v4.0, whole genome shotgun sequence genomic window:
- the LOC117840415 gene encoding uncharacterized protein translates to MEPNKQGDAASSKPTADLEARLHAMRLGDPSSPQLQPYHRASTSSLLLNPQQVLAPTAAPVERPPPHMPQSPPKEPAPTATPDMRLLTHRLQSQPEARSYGAVELSPGDRIRRKTCAWLFGFGVNSPSFNAPAAPTPSVPQKRSELSVSAEEYRPISLPHRSVEQSSSTPIFSASQGPTSASGPQAGATDPFSAPGGNASLNMHASALLSADQVDPRSWSRPPAIPLPLTLEEDRALCRVSQLVPGDVGSAGLSACIVRLLKEGCDMVRASVFDGVIGALHFVMGNREWSVVFIELLLARRFDELQAIVHVACEGEGFLKSIANKGYGVRSLKKLFEAVRLHAGLRQHLINCLLNEGLDLFQHRNGPDLLGSIFAMFAWEDSSIVIRHALNNSTGVLWSKFGPKSMVRCFTAARNPELQDLEKIILSHTVELAKGKFSTYFLQKVLKHGGDLLKESITERVIEHLVSLSLDKYGSHVVRACFSQMGSRRLTLLQRVFTEFRGLSDGQLARLVQNWFASLVVSDLLKAGKCESPEETVALARRIQKLPAAGLEQVDQTAPVRIVMEAVREVLS, encoded by the exons ATGGAGCCGAACAAGCAGGGTGACGCCGCCTCATCCAAGCCCACCGCCGACCTCGAAGCCCGCCTCCACGCGATGCGGCTCGGCGATCCCTCCTCGCCGCAACTGCAGCCGTACCATCGTGCGTCGACCTCGTCGCTGCTGCTCAACCCGCAGCAGGTGCTCGCGCCGACCGCGGCGCCCGTcgagcggccgccgccgcacatgCCCCAGTCCCCGCCGAAAGAGCCCGCGCCGACCGCGACGCCCGACATGCGGCTGCTGACACACCGGCTCCAGTCACAACCCGAGGCGCGAAGCTACGGCGCCGTCGAGCTCTCCCCGGGCGACCGCATTCGAAGGAAGACCTGCGCCTGGCTCTTCGGCTTCGGCGTGAACAGTCCGAGCTTCaacgccccggccgcgcccacCCCGTCGGTGCCGCAGAAGCGGAGCGAGCTGAGCGTCAGCGCCGAAGAGTACCGCCCCATCTCCTTGCCCCACCGCTCGGTGGAGCAGTCGTCGTCGACGCCGATCTTCAGCGCAAGCCAGGGCCCGACATCAGCCAGCGGTCCTCAGGCCGGCGCCACCGACCCCTTCTCCGCGCCGGGTGGTAACGCCAGCCTCAACATGCACGCCTCCGCCCTTCTGAGCGCTGACCAGGTGGACCCCCGATCGTGGAGTCGGCCGCCGGCGATTCCTCTCCCGTTGACGCTGGAGGAGGACCGAGCTCTCTGTCGCGTCAGCCAGCTTGTGCCAGGGGATGTGGGCTCCGCGGGTTTGTCGGCGTGTATCGTACGGTTGCTCAAGGAAGGCTGCGATATGGTTCGAGCGAGCGTGTTCGACGGAGTCATAGGCGCCTTGCACTTTGTCATGGGGAACCGCGAGTGGAGCGTCGTCTTCATCGAGCTGCTTCTCGCGCGAAGGTTCGACGAGCTCCAGGCCATCGTCCATGTCGCGTGCGAAGGCGAGGGCTTCCTGAAGAGCATCGCGAATAAGGGATACGG GGTGAGATCTCTAAAGAAACTCTTCGAGGCGGTGAGGCTGCACGCCGGACTGCGCCAGCATCTCATCAATTGCCTCCTGAACGAAGGCCTGGACCTGTTTCAGCACAGGAACGGCCCGGATCTGCTTGGCAGTATCTTCGCCATGTTTGCTTGGGAGGATTCTTCG ATTGTCATCCGGCATGCCCTTAACAACTCCACTGGTGTGCTCTGGTCCAAGTTCGGGCCGAAGTCCATGGTGAGATGCTTCACGGCCGCGAGAAACCCCGAGCTCCAGGACCTCGAGAAGATCATCTTGAGCCACACCGTTGAACTCGCCAAGGGAAAATTCAG CACCTACTTCTTGCAGAAAGTCCTCAAGCACGGCGGCGACCTACTCAAGGAGAGCATCACGGAGCGCGTCATAGAGCACCTGGTGAGCCTGTCCTTGGACAAGTACGGGTCCCACGTGGTACGGGCGTGCTTCAGCCAGATGGGGTCCCGCCGCCTGACGCTGCTACAACGCGTGTTCACGGAATTCCGGGGCCTGTCCGACGGGCAGCTCGCTCGGCTGGTGCAGAACTGGTTTGCCAGCCTCGTCGTCAGCGATCTGCTCAAGGCCGGCAAATGC GAGTCCCCCGAGGAGACGGTGGCGTTGGCGCGGAGGATCCAGaagctgccggcggcgggccttGAACAAGTAGACCAGACTGCGCCCGTGAGGATAGTGATGGAGGCCGTCAGGGAGGTGCTCTCCTAG
- the LOC117837225 gene encoding putative yippee-like protein Os10g0369500, with product MGLLFVERLEGEGVFKCRRCRVDAASKDAIISRDFYGRTGRAYLFDHVVNICLGPNEDRYLVTGLHTVNDIYCSCCQQILGWRYEKAYDQSQKYKEGKYILERARMVKDG from the exons ATGGGGCTGCTGTTCGTGGAGCGGCTCGAGGGGGAGGGCGTGTTCAAGTGCCGGCGCTGCCGCGTCGACGCCGCCTCCAAGGACGCCATCATCTCCAGGGACTTCTACGGCCGCACTGGCCGCGCCTACCTCTTCGACCACGT TGTGAACATATGCCTAGGACCTAATGAGGATCGGTATCTTGTAACTGGGCTCCACACAGTGAATGACATCTACTGTAGCTGCTGCCAACAGATTCTTGGCTGGAGATAT GAGAAAGCCTACGACCAAAGCCAGAAATACAAGGAAGGGAAGTACATCCTGGAGAGAGCTAGAATGGTGAAAGACGGCTGA
- the LOC117837224 gene encoding scarecrow-like protein 21, with protein sequence MSTQASNRSYRYPDNTQISYYNGNLVHVGGNGTYYMPQNHDDGHYISSDDGSQTSNSRAQGFQAQYCTLDSSSANCVYPAHSSTSSQSISGSPLSQQESHSDHAYGSSPSASCVTQVPSWTLKDLENVMLGPDSDIGSPDSSLLPGTALHENNWRELLGIKTGDLRQVIIACGKAVDENAFYMDALMSELRQMVSVSGEPMQRLGAYMLEGLIARLSFTGHALYKSLKCKEPVATSSELMSYMHLLYDICPFFKFGYMSANGAIADAVKGENFIHIIDFQIAQGSQWMTMIQALASRPGRRPYLRITGIDDSNSAHARGGGLDIVGQRLHSIAQSCGLPFEFNPVPAASHEVMYEHLCVRPGEAIVVNFAYQLHHTPDESVGIENHRDRILRMVKSLSPRVVTLVEQEANTNTAPFFLRYLETLDYYTAMFEAIDVARPRDDKKRISAEQHCVARDIVNLIACEGAERIERHEPFGKWRARLAMAGFRPYPLSPVVNSTIKTLLDSYHSYYRLEERDGVLYLGWKSRKLVVSSAWC encoded by the coding sequence ATGTCGACACAGGCCTCTAACCGGTCGTACAGATATCCGGACAATACCCAGATATCGTACTACAATGGCAATCTAGTGCATGTTGGGGGCAATGGTACTTACTATATGCCACAAAATCATGATGATGGTCATTACATTTCCTCTGATGATGGATCGCAGACCAGCAATTCTAGAGCTCAAGGTTTTCAAGCACAGTACTGCACCCTAGACTCGTCCTCAGCCAATTGTGTTTATCCTGCACATAGCTCTACCTCTTCTCAGAGCATAAGTGGGAGTCCTCTGTCTCAGCAAGAGAGCCACTCAGATCATGCATATGGTTCCTCTCCAAGTGCGTCGTGTGTTACTCAGGTCCCGAGTTGGACACTTAAGGATCTAGAAAATGTAATGCTTGGACCTGATTCTGACATAGGCAGCCCTGATAGCTCCTTACTACCTGGCACTGCTTTGCATGAGAACAACTGGAGAGAACTTTTGGGAATTAAAACTGGGGATTTGCGGCAGGTAATTATAGCATGTGGTAAGGCTGTTGACGAGAATGCTTTCTATATGGATGCGCTGATGTCTGAGTTAAGGCAGATGGTTTCTGTCTCTGGTGAACCGATGCAACGTCTGGGAGCTTATATGTTGGAAGGTCTTATTGCAAGGCTTTCTTTCACTGGACATGCCCTATATAAATCTCTGAAGTGCAAAGAGCCTGTGGCTACGAGTTCTGAGCTCATGTCATATATGCATCTTCTGTACGACATCTGTCCATTCTTTAAGTTTGGTTACATGTCTGCCAATGGTGCCATAGCTGATGCTGTTAAGGGTGAAAACTTTATTCACATCATTGATTTCCAAATCGCTCAGGGGAGTCAGTGGATGACTATGATCCAGGCCCTTGCTTCAAGGCCTGGGAGACGACCATACCTAAGAATCACTGGCATAGATGACTCAAATTCTGCTCATGCCCGAGGTGGTGGACTGGATATAGTTGGACAGAGGTTACACAGCATTGCCCAGTCATGTGGTCTGCCCTTTGAGTTCAATCCTGTTCCAGCAGCTAGTCATGAAGTTATGTATGAACATCTTTGTGTAAGACCTGGGGAGGCAATTGTTGTCAATTTTGCTTATCAGCTGCATCATACTCCTGATGAGAGTGTGGGCATAGAAAACCATCGTGATAGGATATTGAGAATGGTCAAGAGCCTCTCTCCTAGGGTGGTGACTCTCGTAGAGCAGGAGGCAAATACAAACACGGCACCTTTCTTTCTTAGATACCTGGAGACTCTTGATTATTACACAGCGATGTTTGAGGCGATAGATGTTGCTCGCCCCAGGGATGATAAGAAGCGCATTAGCGCAGAGCAGCACTGTGTTGCAAGAGATATTGTCAATTTAATTGCTTGTGAAGGTGCTGAAAGAATAGAAAGGCATGAGCCTTTCGGAAAATGGAGGGCAAGGCTTGCAATGGCTGGATTTAGACCATACCCATTAAGTCCAGTGGTGAACAGTACCATCAAAACACTGCTGGATAGTTACCACAGCTACTACAGACTTGAGGAGAGGGATGGTGTCCTTTATCTTGGTTGGAAGAGCAGAAAGCTGGTTGTATCTTCTGCCTGGTGCTGA